The Phragmites australis chromosome 1, lpPhrAust1.1, whole genome shotgun sequence genomic interval AAAAAGAAGTACAAAAACATGAAAATTCCGCCtatgtaaaattatttttcttatgaaCCAAAGCGTAACTTCAGCAATCAGCATTCCTGTAACATGAAAATAATCCACCTCCAGCAACAAAACGATAAGGCCCGTGCGAGCCTCTTTgcatatttgtaatataatagGAAATGTCCCACAATGAATAGCACGGTATTGTCTCTCACATCACAACCTGAAAATGTTATCACTTCTATGAACCTTGCATAGTTAATATGATGCAATCTAACCACATAGCAAATCTTGTTCCACAACAAAAAGTAACCCACATATTGACCTATATTAGTATATGGCATTGTAATCTAACGTTGTAACTTTTTATTCATTACCGAAACATAGAGTTCAGCATCTCAAGTTGCAGCTTAACTGATTCGAAATGCTAAAATTAGAAATGTGCAAAATCCTTGCCCATTTAGCATAACACATATGAAGTCGCATAATGGCATTGTACTCAACGTCTGAATCACAAAGAAAGTCCACATTTCCATCTCTCGGTCTCATACTACTCCTACACCCATCAATTTTCCTTTTTAGAATAACAGGGCAGCTAAGAACTACTCCCACCAATTTCATCACCAAATTTGAGCACAGTACTCAGAACATAAGTTTACGCAGAAAATCTAGTTGCCATTAATCATCGCACCTTCACTgagaagagcacgaggaacacgAGCACCGCCTGGATCTCCTGCAAAAACACTCACACAAACACCGATCCACATGAACCAACGTAACTCAACCACCAGACAAATGACACGATCCGGATCGTCCACGCGGGGTTCTCGGAAGCTTACCCGGTGGAGGAGGCTGCCGTGGAGTTCCCCGCCGTCGTCGGCGGAGGCGGCCGCGCTGCGGGCCGCGAAGTAGGAGAAGAaggcgaggaggtggaggaagtAGAAGGGCTCCGACATGGCCACGTCTAGCCACGGGAACGGGTGGCTCCGCCGCGTCgccccgccgctcgccgccggcgccgtcgcGACCTCCATTTTTTATTCGAGCGACGCCACTCCGCGAAACGGGTCTATAGCCTCTGCATTTTCAAGTTTAAACCCGAAATACGCCTCCATTGTAAGCTCGCGTGCTCTGAAATACGCCTCCATTGTAAGCTCGCGTACAAGCTCGCGTACTCTATAAAATGCCTTCGAGTCGGCAATCTCCGTTGTATCACCGACTTGTGGGCCCAACGAAGTTCTGGGTCCACATGTCGGTGATGCAAGCGTCGTCTTTGCCTTCACACGCGAGACGCGACGCTTCGTTCCATAAACCCAAGGCAcactccactctctctctctctctctctctctctctagggtttcgCCTCTCCGccactgctgctgctcctcctcctcgccgccgcgatGAGCGCCGCCAGGCCGGaccaccggcgccaccacccGCCGTTCCTCCGCGACCTTTCCTCCCCTATGTCCTCTTCGTTGCGCCTGCCCCCTGCCTCCCGCCGGCGCGAGACCCAGTCCTCCaccccaccgccgcctcccccgctgCTCTCCCTCGATGACCTCTCCCATCTCTCCCCCTCCCCGCAGCCCGCCACGCCTCCGCAGGCGACGATGAGCCCCTTGCCTCCGCCCCCGCGCGTCGGCATCTTCTCCTCCCCGCTACGGTCCAACGGCTCGCCCGTCCCCTCGGCGTGGTGGTCCCCGTCGAGGGAGGAGAAGCCCAGGGAGGGATCGCCGATGGATGGCGTCCAGCAGCACCAGCAGTCCCCGACGACGTCGTCAGGACAGCAGTCACAACAGCAGCAGAAGGTGGCGCTTATCACGCTGCCGCCACCTAGGGAGGTGGCGCGGCCGGAGATACCGAGGGACTCGACGCCTGCAGCCGGCCGGGTCGATGAGGAAGAATGGGTCACCGTTTTCGGGTATGTGGCCTCACCTCTAGCTAATTTGATGGAATGGATGTTTTAAGATTGTGAATTGTAGTATAATTTGTGGCATTGGGTTCATATAGTTGTGCATGTTTCATGTTGCGATTAGAGTAGATATTACTGCTAAGGGACTGGTTATGTATCAGTGTATGTGAAATTGATAATGTTTTCTTCTTTAATTGTAGTAACTCTACGCGGTTGGTGAGATCCAGgtgatgatatagttgtcaaCTTTCATGTTTATTCGAAATTAATTTGTGCTGCTAAGTTTGACACCCTTTAGATGTCTAGAGAGAGTTGTCTTCCAAAGATGGAATTGCAATAGCTATGACTTTCAAGAATGTTGTACCTATTAAGAGATTGAATTTTGACCAAAGCAACGCAGCTCCAGATGTTATGGGCTGGGTTTGGGCCTGATATATAGTTTGTTTGTTAGATGggctggaattactgttcacgaTGCGCACTGTAGCTGTGCAGTACTGTacctgaattagagaagtcttaGATATAAGATTGTtaggagataagatttgttagttaGGCCGttcctatataaaggagggtGTAACTAGGGTTCAACTTATCGACGGTTACCTCTCCAAAATCGCGGTAACCGAGCTTACCGCTCCGCATCGATAATAGAAACCGAtcggttttcaaatttgaattcaaaaaattcaaaaataaaaaaataaaaaaatcctaaaaaactagagatgattctaagaccttctgtgaaaaaaaaataatgtcgtttgcatcatattctataaggaggaagtttgaaaaaaaggaaaaaagttgAAGCCTGCAGcccatttattaacttatgttaaggaaaagcttaacatataaacacatatttttcttgtgtagggagtatcttaagaggatctttaaaattggtttcactttatttagagttttattaatttctccatgatttttacaaagttcacaagcataaagtgaatatgttaagaaacaacattataattaactttttaatgtctaccattatttttcctacataaagcatagtataagtaaactaataaaagtggtttcactaattttggaggtgtgatgggttagttatgaattaatctagttgcaacacatttacacaatcctgcatgtaaataactatttcatgagtttatgtattttcaaaagacataagatcatgtaagaagactaacaaaattggtttcatgatttttggattagcaaatagtaaattatgcatttaactaggtttagcaaatacatttttcacagaaaatattcaacttttttatgagtataaatacttttatcatgtagatcatgttacaagtaaaccaacaaaatttgtttcacttggtttgaagctcagatgaattagttatttattttacaagattgagctatttttttgttttttttgttgaacttcactaaaattcgagaaaaccacttgataaatcgctaaaaccgaacggttactgACAATTCGAAAATGCTGAAAAACCGCTCAATAAATCGCTAAATGCGGTCAGTAACCGTAGCAAACTGACTGGTTACCGTTCGGTTGATTTGGTCTGAATTCTCGccgaattttaaatttgaccaaGTGAATTTTGAGCAAATTCTTGCTGAATTTTGCCTGGCTATCGCGATAACCGTGTTTTTCTGGTAACCGCTGTCGAGCGGTTTTCGGGGTCCAAACGGTTTTGTGAACCTTGGGCGTAACACTCATTGTAGGCGAGCAGAAAATAGATAGAAAAGAAGGTTCAAAGCCTCCAAAGAGAGGGCAAACTTATCTATCTATCTGCTACTCCCTTCCCATAATCAACATCCAtatcatttggtatcagagacctCTGATCCTCCACCTGCAACCATTGCTGCACCGCTGCTGCTGTCCTGCACGTCACTGTAGCACTGCGCTATTATAGCGACACCCGTCTTGCTGCGGCGATTGGATCCTCTGGAGTCCACCGTCATGGATGTCGCCCCCATGAAGTTCTTCCTGACATATGAGGAGTTCCTCGACAATTTCTACTTCAGCATGAAGCAAAAGTTAGAGCAAATGGTGGCAAACGATGAGGTGGAACTTGGCGATTTCTTCAACTGCGCGGAGCTACGGATGGAAGATGGCGCCCACAACGATGGTCCTGTCTAGTCCATCGGCGCATCCCTGGTGGTAGGATCTGCCGCTTCACCTGCCGCATCCTCCAGTGCGGAGTTGAAGGAGGAGTGCATGCGGAAGGCAACGGCGGTGGCCGAGTTTGCTATCCCTGCTGGCCGCCCTTCTGCACCCGCTCGCTTGGCCGCTCGACCTGCGAGATTCCCGACGCCGTCCACACCGACAACCTTCTCCTGTTTGCCGCCACAACAGAAAGCTCCGCCTCCGCGCACCCGACTGCAAGCGCCCATCTACCGGTCTTGTCATCCTCAGGTCCGACAACCCCAACGCCCCCTGCTTGGATCCACTGGCCTGCTGGCCTCGGTGGGTCTTCCGGCCTTGGCTTCCGCAACGCCGATGTGCGTGGATCTGCAGCGCGTCCGCCAGTGTCGTCTCCTGTTCCGTCAGGCTGCCTCTCCAACCGGTCGATGCCACTCCTCCGATGTGCGCCGCCTGCACCGACCGACAACGGCTGCCCTACGCCGCACGACTTCTTGGTGCAAATCCACCATCCGTTGGCTCGCTAGCCTCAGCGGTACCTGCTGGCTGCCCGACGCCATCCGCCAAGCCTCTCCACGCGCCTGCGCTGTTCTACGTCGCCTGTGCCGCTGGATCTCCTGTTCCAATCGTGTCCAGCGCCAGGCTGCTAAGCCCCCGTCAGGTCTTCCGCCGCCCCCATTGGCCTCTGTAGCATTGGCCTTTACTCcacccggcgccacctcctgaTTCGCCGGTGCCGCCTCTTGCTCCGCCTCCCTCTGTTCGGCCTCTCCTCTGCACCATGCAGCCCCGTTGGCCGTGCATTGGCCGTTGGAGTTGTGATGTCGGCCTCCTCTCAAGATATCTGGGAGCCGTTCTGTTGGAATCTCCCTTCTGCACCCTcaactacatgccgcttcttCAGGCTCTAGCGCATGACCTTCACCACTGCATGGCTCGACTACCTGATGGTTTCTGTGATGTTTAGCTGCAACGAATTCTCAGGCACCAACTGAAGCCATCCTGATAGTTTCTGTGATGTTTAGCTGCAACGAATTCTCAGGCACCAACTGAAGCCATGCAATCCCATGCATCTTTGCTACGCATAGCTTCCACAAGGGGCAGCAGACCATTCCCTCAGAGTCCTTTTGTATTGGACTCTATTCAAGTCAACAGTTCAAGGTTCTTCGGCAGCCTGCTGGGCACGCACAAAGGCAACCTCCATCACTGCCTTCGGTCCTGCAACACCAAGAGCTCaggccaccaccacagctcGAGGATGAGCTATCTTGAAGGGGTGGTGTAATGTTATGGGCTGGGCTTGGGCTTGAGATATAGTTTCTTGGTTAGTTGGgttggaattactgttcacgaCGCGCACGTAGCTGTGCGATACTACAGCCtgaattagagataagattatattagttagagataagtcTTAGAGATACAATTGTTAGGATATAAGATTTGTTAGTTAGGTCgctcctatataaaggagggtGTAACACCCATTATAGGCAAGCAAAAAATAGATAGAAAAGAAGGTTCAGAGCCTCTAGAGAGAGGGCGAACTTATCTATCTATCTGCTACCCCTTTTCATAATCAACATTCATATCACCAGAGATCAAAGGAGAATAGGGTGCAAGATGCCTATTACTCGCTTCCCTTGAGCAAATTTGTAAATCACATTGGTTGACTCACTTTTGgtggttttttttatcaaattaggacttgtttggttgcctgtatgGCCCTAGCTTAGCTCGTGTTTGTGAGCCAAGCTGTGTGCATGGAATGCCactttgtttggttggatgcaTGTGCTCAGCCTggctgagaagagattgtgtttgattCTCCGCATGAGTACATGTTGCATGAGATTGGAATAAAAAAGCAAGtgtaaacatgatgttattttgcATAAATACACTATATAGTTCTTAATAGTTTATAGCTATACTGAGCCTTAATCCAATTTGAAATGcactaatatgagttaatactcTCTAATCATACGCTAATACCATCATTAGCCGAGTGCATGCCTGCATCCCGCGAGCTTGGCTCTGAAGAAATGGCCAATTTCCGCGAGCCAGGGCCAGGAGTGCATGCTGGCAACCAAACAGCTGCTCCCTTCATCTCACTGGCCAGGCTAGACCATATACAGGCAACTAAACACACCCTTAGAGTATGGTAGTTTACGCGATCGACAAGCTCGTTGGCAATTGATGGAATTTTGTACGATTGTTGTTTTATAGCTTCAACTATTGAAGGCGTAGTTAAGCCCTATTTGGTTCAGCTTCTACTGGTTTTTGCTACTCAGAAACAGAAAGCTGAACCAAACAGTCCGCTTTTGAAAAGCAAAAATATTCATTATTACCGGAAGTCAAAAGTTAGTCTGGAGAAGTTTTTGTAGTTTCTGAGGGATGATGTTCTGAGaggtattacatatattatacatttcATTCGCATCAAAAGCCAATTAAAGAACAGCTTTTGGAAAAGCCTCAGcccaaccaaacaggcccttaacaGATATGAGGATTGACCCATTCCCAGTTGGGTATCAGGAGGAATTGATACATTTCTGCTTCATTTGCTTATGGAAGTTTAATTTGTTAGCATCAATTTTTGATTAATAATACATGTTCCAGTTAGTTAATAGAATCTGCTTAGTATAGCTATAAACTAGGATGCCTTCTGATCTTTTGATTTCCTGATTAGGCAgttgatatttctttttttggtttacAGTGCCTCAGGTCATATTCTGCTAAGCCCATGTGCTAGGGAGTTATTTAATGCTCATATGTCATATCCGATGGATTGTTTGTCCTCCCTCATGATGATTCTTACCTTTTGTTATTATCATGCTAATAAAGTTTGCTACATTTTGGTGGAAACATGCGTAATTTTTATTAATGTTCGAGTTTTAAGTGCACAAGAATGGAAATTAGGAAAGGAGAACCcaataaatattaattaagCAGTTTTAGAATCACTTGTATCTTACAGTAATTTAGTATGTTATTCAGTTTGTGACCTACATTTCCCAGGCACTACCGCTCTACGCAGTTAGACAAAACATTCAGATATGCGTGCAGGCTTTGGTTGGTCATTTTATTTGGAAAAGATCATGAGTATCTATAAGACATAGTGTGCCCCTTGCGCACTTGATTCTCTGAACATCTGATGAGCTTTCAATTGTCAGACATGTTCTGCATGTTGTATTGATTGGTTATGCTGGATGGATGCCAGTGTAGTTAGGCTGTATGATTTATTTCATTTTGATTAATGTCTTGCATCTTATTTCTGTTAGATTTTCTCCTGGTGATACTAACCTGGTGCTGCGAGAATTCGGGAAATGTGGGATAGTCCTGAGACATGTTCCTGGTCCAAGGGATGCAAACTGGATGCATATCTTGTATCAGGTAACTACTGACAACTGAACTGTTTAAGCACTTATAACACACTGGATCTTTGTTCACCACTATTACAAATAATGTTACTTTAGAATAAACTTAAAATAATCTAATGGAGTAGGTGCCATTTCTTGTGCTGAAGTAACTAGCTGCATTTAAGCTTTTATTTGGAAATATGTTGAATGGAAGTGATCTCTGATCAAGATTATGTGCTGTTTTGAAGTCCTGACAATTCTTTTTAAGTGTTAAGCTGATGCAACCCAGAAATCACGATGTAATATGTTGTTCAGACATACTGTGTAATCATGGAGGTAGAAAACTGAATAATGCCATTGGGGGCTTCTTTTTACTTCAGAAATATAATAATCTTAACCTGGCTACTGTGTAAACTTATTGGATCTATAGCACTTCTACTATTTTCCGATAAGTACCCTTTATTTTCAGGTGCCTTTAGGCTAGATTCTCTAGGATACTACTGATGTTCATGACTCTTTTTAACCTGTTGATTGTTTTCCTCCGTTCccctttctttttatttctttgtcCTGATAGTTTCCTGCTTTAAATTTTGTTCTGAGCATAAGAACAAAAGAATAAGTCAATTTGTAATCGAAGCAAACCACACCATTTTTTTGCTAGCCTCTAGTCTCGGAATTTGATTTTGTAAACATCACTTTGATCATCAGAAGAAATTAATACTCGTTATTAAAGCAAAACATGGTTGACAAAAGATTTATCTTATTAGTGTATCAAAGAAAAAAGTATACAGAGTGATATAAATGCCATGTGTAGGACATTTGCAGCAATATTTTCCCTTTATTTTCACTATCCTGTGTATTTTTGGATTAGATTCCAAAATTTATAGGGCATTACCTTATATGATGCGACAATTTTTGGCTGCCACCTACCAGCAATAATATTCTCATGCGGACTCACTGTTTGCTTAAGTTGAATCATTGAAAGATTATAAATCAATGCAAACAAATCAACTAGATGCCGTTGCTCTATCACCTTGATTTAGTGCAGTTATCTTTGCTCACTTGTATATTGTTCTTTGTTATGTTTAGAGCCAGCATGATGCCCAGAAAGCACTGGCGAAGCATGGTCAACAGTTAAACAGTGTTCTTATTATTGGGGTGAAGCTAGTGGATCCATGGCAGAGGCAGTATCTGAATGAGAACACCAACGAGAACTATCAGGGCAGTGCAACAGTCCCATTTCCATCGCAGCCTGTAGCACCAAGCGGCTTTGCGACCAGGAACGCACTAGCACCTTTGCCTAGGAACGCTATGCCAAATGGCAGCTGCAATGAGATCAGCTGTGGTGCTTCTGGGGCCATTGCTTCACCTGCAAAATCGGTCCTGTCCAAAGTTATGGATTTAATATTTGGCATATAAGTCAAATGGTGGTGATTTTTTGGAAACTTCAAGGCACAATGCGGACCACCGATCAACATTACGAcgataacattttttttatgtctGTGGCTCACATTGAGTATCATTTTCAGTGCGCAGATCGTGTATTGCATCCCTACCATTGTAATGTGATGGGATGCATGGGTTGTGTCATACTGTACGGCTGTACCTGTTCCTGTTGTGATGCTTTGGATCTAGTTCCTCCGAGAAAGGGAAAAGGGGGAGTAAAAAGTGATGATGTTTACGTGAGTAGTTTTTAAGAACTCTAGCTGAGTGGCATAAGTCAAATGGCTGAATTATTGCCATGCAAATTTTATCAGTTGGGTTCCTAACTTTGAAGTCATGTACATCGAATGATTCTTATTTGTTGAACATGTCTTAGATCGTTTATAAAGGATTTGACGCAAGGGAGTGATGTCTTGTATCATGTGTCAAACTGGGAATGGAATGCGAATTGTCTCCCTAGTGGAAACAACGGACCTGGGTTCTCTTTTGCTTCGGTGTTGTCTGTATCTTgcaggaacaaaaaaaaaagaaacagaataACATATTTGACCTAATGGCCTTTTATTTTTGTCAGTTTGGGGTAGATTTGTCACAGACGTTCTCAAGTGATTAAGAAATTTCAGTGACTAAGAAAACGTAATAATTGGTCAATGTGAGTGGCAGGGCATACGTTATCGTTTGCAGGGAGGACAGGAATCCCATGTGATCTTTGCGATGATTGATATGGACGAGCCAAACCAGCCAACTGATTAACATTCGTAGTACGATGTACCTCTAGAAAAACGTACAACCACTCGGTTGACGACGCACGTTGCATTGAAACAATTTCAAGTACGTCCTGAGCTTCCAAGTCTGAATGCCAGCACGTCGTTTGAGCAAATCAGCTACAAGTAGAGTTCACAAAAATGTCAAAACAGTTGTTTTTGCTAGTCTCCCACAAACAGTTCCTGCAAGAAATTCTATGTCAACGGGTAATGAGCACCTGTCagaacaaataaattatctatGCAAACTAAGTACCTCCTTCCgataaaaaatagttaaaaataagaaatgtaTTTTTTAGACTCGGTTTTTGaaattaaattttaactaagtttttttcaaaaaatatatcatttatagctgtaaaacctatatagtgtgaaatcattttaaattatgagtctagttgtataatttctatacactagatatttctatgatttaattaaatattagttaaagtacataaatttggtttttttaaagaaatatatttattatttttgaacGAAGGAATACtaattaaggaaaaaaaataatccAAGTTGGAATGCCTTCCCCTGTTCCGCATCCATAGTTTAATCAGGAAGCTGGCAAAAGTGTCTTGCCATAGCCcattatatatacacacatttGTCTCGTTGCGAGTAAACAATTCACAGTTTTTTAAACAAGTGGAAATAGTTTGAGCACGTACTTCAATCCTATAATTTAGTACCACCCCAGAAACAAATATGATTGAAGTATGCATAACCATTATTGAAGTGTTGCCAAGCCACAAACCTTCCAACAGCAAAGAAAAAGGCAGCTTTCCAATCACTATATTCAGACTGTTATCACACAAATATTGATGATCAATTAGATATTTATTGAAGAAGGGATGTTTCTCTAAAAGGACACCTATTAGAGATGGATGTCTTCCCAAAAGATATGAACTAGTCTTTTCATTCTTAACTAGATAATTGTTCGTGCGTTGCAATGAGagacgaaaatttttatgagataatataatttaatatgTTTAGTTAATGCAAAATAACAGTTTGACTGACCAATGACTTACGAAAATATATAAGATAATATAACCTttgattaattattttttacccGTACTATGGTACACAATGATCTAATACAAACCGGAAGTCATTATGTAAAATTCTCAAACTTTTTATTTCTTGCAGGCAGAAATA includes:
- the LOC133916294 gene encoding nuclear pore complex protein NUP35-like, which encodes MSAARPDHRRHHPPFLRDLSSPMSSSLRLPPASRRRETQSSTPPPPPPLLSLDDLSHLSPSPQPATPPQATMSPLPPPPRVGIFSSPLRSNGSPVPSAWWSPSREEKPREGSPMDGVQQHQQSPTTSSGQQSQQQQKVALITLPPPREVARPEIPRDSTPAAGRVDEEEWVTVFGFSPGDTNLVLREFGKCGIVLRHVPGPRDANWMHILYQSQHDAQKALAKHGQQLNSVLIIGVKLVDPWQRQYLNENTNENYQGSATVPFPSQPVAPSGFATRNALAPLPRNAMPNGSCNEISCGASGAIASPAKSVLSKVMDLIFGI